In Pseudonocardia sp. C8, one genomic interval encodes:
- a CDS encoding 2Fe-2S iron-sulfur cluster-binding protein, translating to MSRLDDRIDGRVHGYGRVDRTRTLTFTFDGTTYTGHPGDTLASALLANGVRVIGTSVKLGRPRGIGAAWTEDPTGLVQIEEPFPEPMLQASAVELADGLVARSLNGQGRLATVADTARYDRRYAHCDTVVIGAGPAGLLAARTAARRGERVVLVDDRPEAGGSLAPTDRIDGRAAHRFVADVVAELAANPEVLHLQRTTAFGHYDDGFVLALERITDHLGAAAPPDRTRQRVHRIRARRVVVAAGAHERPVAFANNDRPGIMLAASARDFLHRYGVLAGREIAVFTTDDAAYDAAADLAGAGARVTLLDARVAVPEQRAARARDAGVTVRPGAQVVDTDGDGPGGALSAVRVDSADGVDTLPADLLLVSGGWTPAAHLFSHVRGALVYDSRLGAFRPGAAIAGTEVVGAANGTLDLAGALFEGAGGDAPSTSPEPPRTPTLVLWRTPGDPAQQFVDIQRDATVADIERAVGAGLRSVEHVKRYTTIGTAHDQGKTSGMVAAGVTAELLGRPVGELGTTTFRPPYTPVAFAALAGRERGQMFDPVRTTPVHPWHVANGAVFEDVGQWKRARHYPRAGEDMDAAVLRECAAARRDVAIMDGSTLGKIDVQGPDAAVLLDRIYTNMMSTLKVGRVRYGVMCGNDGMVVDDGTVLRIAEDRYLLTTTTGGAASVLETLEDWVQTEWPDLRVHLASVTEHWAVFPVVGPRSRELLAEIFTGIDLSNEAFPFMSWQDTELDGVPVRLARISFSGELAFEVNVDARYGLALWERLVTVGALWGITPYGTETMHVLRAEKGYPIVGQDTDGTVSPHDLGMSWAVSKKKEDFVGKRSFAREENANPLRKQLVGLLPTDRATRLPEGAQIVEFSADGTLPPPPVPMLGHVTSSYHSAELARPFALALVKGGHGRIGDVVHVPYQGSLVPAEITSSVLVDPEGARRDG from the coding sequence ATGAGCCGCCTCGACGACCGTATCGATGGCCGTGTCCACGGCTATGGCCGCGTCGACCGCACCCGCACCCTCACCTTCACCTTCGACGGCACCACCTACACCGGGCACCCGGGCGACACGCTCGCCTCGGCGCTGCTCGCGAACGGTGTCCGGGTCATCGGCACCAGCGTCAAGCTCGGCCGGCCCCGGGGCATCGGTGCGGCCTGGACCGAGGACCCGACCGGCCTCGTGCAGATCGAGGAGCCGTTCCCGGAGCCGATGCTGCAGGCCTCGGCCGTCGAGCTCGCCGACGGCCTGGTGGCCCGCAGCCTCAACGGGCAGGGCCGGCTCGCCACGGTCGCCGACACCGCGCGCTACGACCGCCGCTACGCCCACTGCGACACCGTGGTGATCGGCGCCGGCCCGGCCGGCCTGCTCGCCGCCCGCACCGCGGCCCGCCGCGGCGAGCGGGTGGTCCTGGTCGACGACCGTCCGGAGGCCGGGGGCAGCCTGGCCCCGACCGACCGGATCGACGGCCGCGCCGCGCACCGGTTCGTCGCCGACGTCGTCGCCGAGCTGGCCGCGAACCCGGAGGTGCTGCACCTGCAGCGGACCACCGCGTTCGGCCACTACGACGACGGGTTCGTGCTCGCCCTCGAGCGGATCACCGACCACCTCGGTGCGGCCGCCCCGCCGGACCGGACCCGCCAGCGGGTGCACCGCATCCGGGCCCGGCGGGTGGTCGTCGCGGCCGGTGCCCACGAGCGGCCGGTCGCGTTCGCCAACAACGACCGCCCCGGCATCATGCTCGCCGCCTCGGCCCGGGACTTCCTGCACCGCTACGGGGTCCTGGCCGGCCGGGAGATCGCGGTGTTCACCACCGACGACGCGGCCTACGACGCGGCGGCCGACCTGGCCGGCGCGGGTGCCCGGGTGACCCTGCTCGACGCGCGGGTCGCCGTGCCGGAGCAGCGCGCCGCGCGGGCCCGCGACGCCGGGGTCACCGTCCGGCCGGGTGCGCAGGTCGTCGACACCGACGGCGACGGCCCCGGCGGCGCGCTCTCCGCGGTCCGGGTGGACTCGGCCGACGGCGTGGACACGCTCCCGGCCGACCTGCTGCTGGTCTCCGGCGGCTGGACGCCGGCCGCGCACCTGTTCAGCCACGTCCGCGGTGCGCTGGTCTACGACTCCCGGCTCGGGGCCTTCCGGCCGGGTGCCGCCATCGCCGGCACCGAGGTCGTCGGCGCGGCGAACGGCACCCTGGACCTGGCCGGTGCCCTGTTCGAGGGAGCCGGCGGGGACGCGCCGAGCACCTCGCCGGAGCCGCCGCGCACCCCGACCCTGGTCCTGTGGCGCACCCCGGGTGACCCGGCGCAGCAGTTCGTCGACATCCAGCGCGACGCGACCGTCGCCGACATCGAGCGTGCGGTCGGCGCCGGGCTGCGCTCCGTGGAGCACGTGAAGCGCTACACGACGATCGGCACCGCCCACGACCAGGGCAAGACGTCCGGGATGGTCGCCGCCGGGGTCACCGCCGAGCTGCTCGGCCGCCCCGTCGGGGAGCTGGGCACGACGACCTTCCGCCCGCCCTACACCCCGGTCGCGTTCGCCGCGCTGGCCGGCCGCGAGCGCGGTCAGATGTTCGACCCGGTGCGCACCACCCCGGTGCACCCGTGGCACGTCGCCAACGGCGCCGTGTTCGAGGACGTCGGCCAGTGGAAGCGTGCGCGCCACTACCCGCGTGCCGGTGAGGACATGGACGCCGCCGTGCTGCGGGAGTGCGCGGCCGCCCGCCGCGACGTCGCGATCATGGACGGCTCCACCCTGGGCAAGATCGACGTGCAGGGCCCGGACGCCGCCGTGCTGCTCGACCGCATCTACACGAACATGATGAGCACCCTCAAGGTGGGCCGGGTCCGCTACGGCGTCATGTGCGGCAACGACGGCATGGTCGTCGACGACGGCACCGTCCTGCGGATCGCCGAGGACCGCTACCTGCTCACCACGACCACCGGTGGCGCCGCGTCGGTCCTGGAGACCCTCGAGGACTGGGTCCAGACCGAGTGGCCGGACCTGCGGGTGCACCTCGCGTCGGTCACCGAGCACTGGGCGGTGTTCCCGGTCGTCGGCCCGCGCTCGCGCGAGCTGCTCGCCGAGATCTTCACCGGTATCGACCTGTCCAACGAGGCCTTCCCGTTCATGTCGTGGCAGGACACCGAGCTCGACGGGGTTCCGGTCCGGCTGGCCCGGATCTCGTTCTCCGGCGAGCTGGCCTTCGAGGTCAACGTCGACGCCCGCTACGGGCTCGCCCTCTGGGAGCGGCTGGTCACCGTCGGCGCGCTGTGGGGGATCACCCCGTACGGCACCGAGACGATGCACGTGCTGCGCGCCGAGAAGGGCTACCCGATCGTCGGCCAGGACACTGACGGCACGGTGTCGCCGCACGACCTCGGGATGTCCTGGGCGGTGTCGAAGAAGAAGGAGGACTTCGTCGGCAAGCGCTCCTTCGCCCGCGAGGAGAACGCGAACCCGCTCCGCAAGCAGCTGGTCGGCCTGCTGCCGACCGACCGGGCCACCCGGCTGCCGGAGGGCGCGCAGATCGTCGAGTTCTCGGCCGACGGGACGCTGCCCCCGCCCCCGGTGCCGATGCTCGGCCACGTCACCTCCAGCTACCACAGCGCCGAGCTGGCCCGCCCGTTCGCGCTCGCGCTGGTCAAGGGCGGGCACGGCCGGATCGGCGATGTCGTGCACGTCCCGTACCAGGGGTCGCTGGTGCCCGCCGAGATCACCAGCTCGGTCCTCGTCGACCCGGAAGGAGCCCGCCGTGATGGCTGA
- a CDS encoding sarcosine oxidase subunit gamma, protein MAEIRPLRPTHPLESREPALAELARELDGALVIEVEDVGLATNLRLDPEGPAREVVSAVLGAALPTRPNTWTATEDGEIVWLGPDEWLVTSRQSRPHAGEESLRPLLTGHGGSAVDVSSQRVALRVRGALARELLAFGCSLDLHPAEFPAGRCAQTTIGLVGVVLVALGHGDDYLVHVRPSFAGHLTDWLLDAASELRPVAPSR, encoded by the coding sequence ATGGCTGAGATCCGGCCCCTGCGCCCCACCCACCCGCTCGAGTCCCGGGAGCCCGCGCTCGCCGAGCTCGCCCGCGAGCTGGACGGCGCGCTGGTCATCGAGGTCGAGGACGTCGGCCTGGCCACGAACCTGCGGCTCGACCCGGAGGGCCCGGCCCGCGAGGTCGTGTCCGCCGTGCTCGGGGCCGCGCTCCCGACCCGGCCCAACACCTGGACGGCCACCGAGGACGGCGAGATCGTCTGGCTCGGCCCGGACGAGTGGCTGGTCACCAGCCGGCAGTCCCGGCCGCACGCCGGCGAGGAGTCGCTGCGCCCGCTGCTCACCGGGCACGGTGGGTCGGCCGTCGACGTGTCGTCGCAGCGGGTCGCGCTGCGCGTGCGTGGCGCCCTGGCCCGCGAGCTGCTCGCGTTCGGCTGCTCGCTGGACCTGCACCCGGCCGAGTTCCCGGCCGGGCGGTGCGCCCAGACCACGATCGGGCTGGTCGGCGTCGTCCTGGTCGCGCTCGGCCACGGTGACGACTACCTGGTCCACGTCCGGCCGTCGTTCGCCGGCCATCTGACCGACTGGCTGCTGGACGCGGCGAGCGAGCTCCGTCCCGTCGCCCCGTCCCGTTGA
- a CDS encoding FAD-dependent oxidoreductase, which yields MTTNRRVVIIGAGIVGTNLADELTERGWTDVTVVDQGPLPLTGGSTSHAPGLVFQTTGSKTMTEFATYTVEKLKSLDVDGEWCFNQVGGLEIATTPERLADLHRKQGWAISRGVPATVVGPDECARLHPLLDRDQVLGGLYTPTDGLAKASRAVVALARRAEARGARFQGSTRVTGIERSDGRVTGVETDQGVIPADIVVSCAGFWGRELGKLVGMRVPLLPLAHQYARTGQVEALVGRNDEQIEARMPILRYQDADLYYREHNDCIGIGSYAHRPMPVSISELPEVGENGPNPGEMPSMLPFTEEDFATQWEQSQALLPALRTAKVETGFNGVFSFTPDGGPLIGESADVAGFWIAEAVWVTHSAGVARAVAQLLVDGRSELDLHGCDVHRFDEVETTDSYVDETSQQNFVEIYDVLHPLQPKLSPRDVRVSPFHARQRELGAFFLEAHAWERPHWYEANAALVKDLPNDWRPPSRDAWAAMFHSPVVAVEAWKTRTAVAMYDMTPLRRLEVSGPGACAFLDGLVTGKMDKSVGAVTYTLALDETGGVRSDLTVARLGEQLFQVGANSNLDLDYLRRRLPADGSVAVRDITGGTCCIGVWGPLARDLVQPLSDDDFSHEGLKFFRAKQAHIAGIPVTAMRLSYVGELGWEIYTSAEYGQKLWDVLYEAGRPLGVVAAGRAAFNSLRLEKGYRSWGADMTTEHNPYEAGVGFAVRPQTKGDFVGRAAVEAIDPEAITRRLTCLTIDDRRSVVLGHEAVLVDGEPAGYVTSAAYAYSLGTPIAYAWLPAGLPVGSSVEIQYFDRRIRASVAAEPLFDPEMSRLRR from the coding sequence ATGACCACGAACCGTCGTGTCGTCATCATCGGAGCCGGGATCGTCGGGACGAACCTGGCCGACGAGCTCACCGAGCGGGGCTGGACCGACGTCACCGTCGTCGACCAGGGCCCGCTGCCGCTGACCGGCGGCTCCACCTCGCACGCCCCGGGCCTGGTGTTCCAGACCACCGGCTCGAAGACGATGACCGAGTTCGCCACCTACACCGTCGAGAAGCTCAAGTCCCTCGACGTGGACGGCGAGTGGTGCTTCAACCAGGTCGGCGGCCTGGAGATCGCGACCACGCCGGAGCGGCTCGCCGACCTGCACCGCAAGCAGGGCTGGGCGATCTCGCGGGGTGTGCCGGCCACCGTCGTCGGCCCGGACGAGTGCGCCCGCCTGCACCCGCTGCTCGACCGTGACCAGGTCCTCGGCGGCCTGTACACCCCGACCGACGGCCTGGCCAAGGCCTCCCGCGCCGTGGTGGCGCTGGCCCGGCGCGCCGAGGCCCGCGGGGCCCGGTTCCAGGGCTCCACCCGGGTGACCGGGATCGAGCGGTCCGACGGCCGGGTGACCGGGGTCGAGACCGACCAGGGCGTGATCCCGGCCGACATCGTGGTGTCCTGCGCCGGGTTCTGGGGCCGCGAGCTGGGCAAGCTCGTCGGCATGCGGGTGCCGCTGCTGCCACTGGCCCACCAGTACGCCCGCACCGGGCAGGTCGAGGCGCTCGTCGGCCGCAACGACGAGCAGATCGAGGCCCGGATGCCGATCCTGCGCTACCAGGACGCGGACCTCTACTACCGCGAGCACAACGACTGCATCGGCATCGGCTCCTACGCCCACCGCCCGATGCCGGTCTCGATCTCGGAGCTGCCCGAGGTCGGCGAGAACGGGCCGAACCCGGGCGAGATGCCCTCGATGCTGCCCTTCACCGAGGAGGACTTCGCGACGCAGTGGGAGCAGAGCCAGGCTCTGCTGCCCGCCCTGCGGACGGCGAAGGTCGAGACCGGGTTCAACGGCGTCTTCTCCTTCACCCCGGACGGCGGGCCGCTGATCGGCGAGTCCGCCGACGTCGCCGGCTTCTGGATCGCCGAGGCGGTGTGGGTCACCCACTCCGCCGGCGTGGCCCGCGCGGTCGCCCAGCTGCTCGTCGACGGGCGCAGCGAGCTCGACCTGCACGGCTGCGACGTGCACCGGTTCGACGAGGTCGAGACGACCGACTCCTACGTCGACGAGACCTCCCAGCAGAACTTCGTCGAGATCTACGACGTGCTGCACCCGCTGCAGCCCAAGCTGTCGCCGCGGGACGTGCGGGTGAGCCCGTTCCACGCCCGCCAGCGCGAGCTGGGTGCGTTCTTCCTGGAGGCGCACGCCTGGGAGCGCCCGCACTGGTACGAGGCCAACGCGGCCCTGGTCAAGGACCTGCCGAACGACTGGCGGCCGCCGTCGCGGGACGCCTGGGCGGCCATGTTCCACTCGCCGGTGGTCGCCGTGGAGGCGTGGAAGACCCGCACCGCGGTCGCCATGTACGACATGACCCCGCTGCGGCGGCTCGAGGTCAGCGGGCCGGGGGCGTGCGCGTTCCTGGACGGCCTGGTCACCGGGAAGATGGACAAGTCGGTCGGTGCGGTGACCTACACGCTGGCGCTCGACGAGACCGGCGGGGTGCGCAGCGACCTCACCGTCGCCCGGCTCGGCGAGCAGCTGTTCCAGGTCGGCGCGAACAGCAACCTGGACCTGGACTACCTGCGGCGCCGGCTGCCGGCCGACGGCAGCGTCGCGGTCCGCGACATCACCGGCGGCACGTGCTGCATCGGCGTCTGGGGCCCGCTGGCCCGCGACCTGGTGCAGCCGCTGTCCGACGACGACTTCTCGCACGAGGGCCTCAAGTTCTTCCGCGCGAAGCAGGCCCACATCGCCGGCATCCCGGTGACCGCGATGCGGCTGTCCTACGTCGGCGAGCTCGGCTGGGAGATCTACACCAGCGCCGAGTACGGCCAGAAGCTCTGGGACGTGCTCTACGAGGCGGGCCGCCCGCTCGGGGTCGTCGCCGCCGGCCGGGCCGCGTTCAACAGCCTGCGGCTGGAGAAGGGCTACCGATCCTGGGGTGCGGACATGACCACCGAGCACAACCCGTACGAGGCCGGGGTCGGGTTCGCGGTCCGGCCGCAGACCAAGGGCGACTTCGTCGGCCGGGCCGCCGTGGAGGCGATCGACCCGGAGGCGATCACCCGTCGACTGACCTGCCTGACGATCGACGACCGGCGCAGCGTCGTGCTCGGCCACGAGGCCGTGCTCGTCGACGGCGAGCCGGCCGGCTACGTCACCTCCGCGGCGTACGCCTACTCGCTCGGCACCCCGATCGCCTACGCCTGGCTGCCCGCCGGTCTCCCGGTCGGCAGCTCCGTCGAGATCCAGTACTTCGACCGCCGGATCCGGGCGTCGGTGGCCGCCGAGCCGCTGTTCGACCCGGAGATGAGCCGGCTCCGCCGCTGA
- a CDS encoding cyclodeaminase/cyclohydrolase family protein, with amino-acid sequence MRSDTIDTFLWNLAARVPAPGGGATAGLHLAQAAALLGMVARYTEGERYAEHADTVVSVRNRADELRVVGIGLAEADASAFDAVAQAYKLPRDSDEATEARSRAITEALVEAGRIPARVIRAAEQVLDLAEQLRPVGNPNVISDVAAAADAARAAASTARINVEINLVGIRDQLARIELGEALAGVDDLLIRADKVTAEVREQIQR; translated from the coding sequence ATGCGTTCCGACACGATCGACACCTTTCTCTGGAACCTCGCCGCGCGGGTGCCCGCACCGGGCGGCGGCGCGACCGCAGGCCTGCACCTGGCGCAGGCGGCCGCCCTGCTGGGCATGGTCGCGCGCTACACCGAGGGTGAGCGCTACGCCGAGCACGCCGACACCGTGGTCTCCGTGCGCAACCGCGCCGACGAGCTGCGCGTGGTCGGGATCGGCCTCGCCGAGGCCGACGCCAGCGCCTTCGACGCCGTCGCCCAGGCCTACAAGCTTCCCCGGGACAGCGACGAGGCCACCGAGGCCCGCTCGCGGGCCATCACCGAGGCGCTCGTCGAGGCCGGCCGGATCCCGGCCCGGGTGATCCGGGCCGCGGAGCAGGTCCTCGACCTGGCCGAGCAGCTGCGCCCGGTGGGCAACCCGAACGTGATCAGCGACGTCGCCGCGGCCGCGGACGCTGCCCGCGCGGCGGCCAGCACGGCCCGGATCAACGTCGAGATCAACCTGGTCGGCATCCGCGACCAGCTGGCCCGCATCGAGCTCGGCGAGGCCCTGGCCGGGGTCGACGACCTGCTGATCCGGGCCGACAAGGTGACCGCCGAGGTACGGGAGCAGATCCAGCGATGA
- a CDS encoding bifunctional 5,10-methylenetetrahydrofolate dehydrogenase/5,10-methenyltetrahydrofolate cyclohydrolase, whose protein sequence is MTATTTTTAEESRTGVLLDGTGRAREIREQAAADAAELIARGVPPRLAVVVATEDEGAGWYVRSIAGAARRVGIACDVVELGPRASADDLRRTLAGLSTDDTVHGIILQTPLPDGVRMEELAAEIAPEKDVDGVNPLSAGRLAAGLPAFPPATAAAVMELLDHHGVALDGRNAVVVGRSQVVGKPTAQLLLQRDATVSICHRHTTDLAAHTRAADVLVVAVGRIGLVSAEHVGDGAIVIDVGTNTDADGRLVGDVDTSDVARRAGGVTPVPGGVGPVTTALLLAHTVRSAQAHA, encoded by the coding sequence ATGACCGCCACCACCACGACCACCGCCGAGGAGTCCCGCACCGGGGTCCTGCTCGACGGCACCGGCCGCGCCCGCGAGATCCGCGAGCAGGCCGCTGCGGACGCCGCGGAGCTGATCGCCCGCGGCGTCCCGCCCCGGCTCGCCGTCGTCGTCGCCACCGAGGACGAGGGCGCCGGCTGGTACGTCCGCTCGATCGCGGGCGCCGCCCGCCGGGTCGGGATCGCGTGCGACGTCGTCGAGCTCGGCCCGCGCGCGTCCGCGGACGACCTGCGCCGGACGCTGGCCGGGCTCAGCACCGACGACACCGTGCACGGCATCATCCTGCAGACCCCGCTCCCGGACGGGGTCCGGATGGAGGAGCTCGCCGCGGAGATCGCCCCGGAGAAGGACGTCGACGGGGTGAACCCGCTGTCGGCGGGCCGGCTCGCCGCGGGCCTGCCGGCGTTCCCGCCGGCGACGGCCGCGGCGGTGATGGAGCTGCTCGACCACCACGGGGTCGCGCTGGACGGGCGGAACGCCGTCGTCGTCGGGCGTTCGCAGGTGGTCGGCAAGCCCACCGCGCAGCTGCTGCTGCAGCGCGACGCCACGGTGTCGATCTGCCACCGGCACACCACGGACCTCGCGGCGCACACCCGCGCGGCGGACGTGCTGGTGGTGGCCGTGGGCCGGATCGGGCTCGTCTCGGCCGAGCACGTGGGTGACGGTGCGATCGTCATCGACGTGGGGACCAACACCGACGCCGACGGCCGGCTGGTCGGCGACGTCGACACCTCCGACGTCGCCCGGCGGGCCGGCGGCGTGACCCCGGTCCCGGGCGGGGTCGGGCCGGTGACCACGGCCCTGCTCCTCGCCCACACCGTGCGCTCGGCGCAGGCGCACGCCTGA
- a CDS encoding GntR family transcriptional regulator, translating to MTALPDVSEPQFASLADKAYMAIRDRLIMLDIPPMTAIDDVALARSLEVGRTPVREALKRLEIDRLVISYPRRGTFATGVDITDLAYISEIRVQLEPLAARRAAETASAATLAELTELADRIDKVDVRTLERDPLMRWDLHVHRAVYAAAGNPHLEDTLIRYDNLATRIFCLFLERMTNFDAHVGEHSGLLRAIGERRADDAERIARDHVIGFEKAVRAVV from the coding sequence GTGACCGCGCTTCCCGACGTCAGCGAGCCTCAGTTCGCCTCCCTGGCCGACAAGGCCTACATGGCGATCCGGGATCGGCTGATCATGCTCGACATCCCTCCGATGACCGCGATCGACGACGTCGCGCTCGCCCGCTCCCTCGAGGTGGGGCGCACCCCCGTGCGGGAGGCGCTCAAGCGGCTGGAGATCGACCGGCTGGTCATCTCGTACCCGCGCCGCGGGACGTTCGCCACCGGCGTGGACATCACCGACCTCGCCTACATCTCCGAGATCCGGGTGCAGCTCGAGCCGCTCGCCGCCCGCCGGGCCGCCGAGACGGCGAGCGCCGCGACGCTCGCGGAGCTCACCGAGCTCGCCGACCGGATCGACAAGGTCGACGTCCGCACCCTCGAGCGTGACCCGCTGATGCGCTGGGACCTGCACGTGCACCGCGCGGTCTACGCCGCCGCCGGCAACCCGCACCTGGAGGACACCCTCATCCGGTACGACAACCTGGCGACCCGGATCTTCTGCCTGTTCCTGGAGCGGATGACGAACTTCGACGCGCACGTCGGCGAGCACTCCGGGCTCCTGCGGGCGATCGGCGAGCGCCGCGCCGACGACGCGGAGCGGATCGCCCGCGACCACGTCATCGGCTTCGAGAAGGCGGTCCGGGCGGTCGTCTGA
- the purU gene encoding formyltetrahydrofolate deformylase, with translation MSRSFILTLSCPNRTGIVRAVSAFLFERGCDISEYQQFDDQIQGKLFLRTQVTSLEGVDLDTLSSEFGPVAAEFGMDYAFSDEAPARILVMVSKLGHCLNDLIFRWRAGSLGAEIVAVVSNHEDLRPMAEAAGLPFVHIPVTPETKPAAEAELLRVVESYDAELVVLARYMQVLSDEACKALYGRAINIHHSFLPGFKGARPYHQAYERGVKQVGATAHYVTPDLDEGPIIEQEVIRIDHTYDPKALQMVGRDAEALALSRAVRWHCERRVLLSGASTVVFR, from the coding sequence GTGTCCCGTTCGTTCATCCTCACCCTGAGCTGCCCCAACCGCACGGGGATCGTGCGCGCGGTCAGCGCGTTCCTGTTCGAGCGCGGGTGCGACATCAGTGAGTACCAGCAGTTCGACGACCAGATCCAGGGCAAGCTGTTCCTGCGGACCCAGGTCACCTCGCTCGAGGGCGTGGACCTCGACACGCTGTCGTCGGAGTTCGGCCCGGTGGCCGCGGAGTTCGGGATGGACTACGCGTTCTCCGACGAGGCGCCCGCCCGGATCCTGGTGATGGTCTCCAAGCTCGGCCACTGCCTCAACGACCTGATCTTCCGCTGGCGGGCAGGCAGCCTCGGCGCCGAGATCGTCGCGGTGGTGTCCAACCACGAGGACCTGCGCCCGATGGCCGAGGCGGCGGGCCTGCCGTTCGTGCACATCCCGGTCACCCCGGAGACGAAGCCGGCCGCGGAGGCCGAGCTGCTGCGCGTCGTCGAGTCCTACGACGCCGAGCTCGTCGTGCTCGCCCGGTACATGCAGGTGCTCTCCGACGAGGCCTGCAAGGCGCTCTACGGCCGGGCCATCAACATCCACCACTCGTTCCTGCCCGGCTTCAAGGGCGCGCGGCCCTACCACCAGGCCTACGAGCGCGGGGTGAAGCAGGTCGGCGCCACGGCGCACTACGTGACCCCCGACCTCGACGAGGGCCCGATCATCGAGCAGGAGGTCATCCGGATCGACCACACCTACGACCCGAAGGCGCTGCAGATGGTGGGGCGCGACGCCGAGGCCCTCGCGCTGTCCCGCGCCGTGCGGTGGCACTGCGAGCGCCGGGTGCTGCTCTCCGGCGCGAGCACGGTCGTCTTCCGGTAG
- a CDS encoding TetR/AcrR family transcriptional regulator, giving the protein MGPRADRLTHPPHTTAPARTPDLGGAGRGRRRALRGGEQNTRPRRRYDGARRRAQAARTRVRIVDAAARAFVEHGYAGATIPLIAREAGVAVETVYRAAGGKAGLLAAAVQAALAGGAERAEVPVEERVGIRRVIEETDPRRQLRAYAATQPGVWSRVGPLLRVLDAAAGTDPALVELQDRLADQRLQGMRRFAELLAERGALRPGLPADRAADVLWTLCAQANHDGLVAHRGWTPADYRDWLGDMLIAALLPPG; this is encoded by the coding sequence CTGGGTCCGCGAGCGGATCGGCTGACCCACCCCCCTCACACGACGGCCCCGGCCCGTACCCCCGATCTCGGAGGTGCGGGCCGGGGCCGTCGTCGTGCGCTACGCGGCGGCGAGCAGAACACAAGGCCCCGCCGCCGGTACGACGGGGCGCGGCGCCGGGCACAGGCGGCACGGACCCGGGTACGGATCGTCGACGCGGCCGCACGGGCCTTCGTGGAGCACGGTTACGCCGGCGCGACGATCCCGCTGATCGCCCGCGAGGCCGGCGTCGCCGTCGAGACCGTGTACCGCGCGGCCGGGGGCAAGGCCGGGCTGCTCGCCGCGGCGGTGCAGGCGGCACTGGCCGGTGGCGCGGAACGGGCCGAGGTGCCGGTCGAGGAGCGGGTCGGCATCCGGCGGGTGATCGAGGAGACCGACCCCCGGCGCCAGCTGCGGGCCTACGCCGCGACCCAGCCCGGGGTGTGGTCCCGGGTCGGCCCCCTGCTCCGGGTGCTCGACGCGGCGGCCGGCACCGACCCCGCGCTCGTCGAGCTGCAGGACCGACTCGCCGACCAGCGCCTGCAGGGCATGCGACGGTTCGCGGAGCTGCTCGCGGAGCGCGGGGCGTTGCGTCCCGGTCTGCCGGCCGATCGGGCCGCGGACGTGCTGTGGACGCTCTGCGCCCAGGCCAACCACGACGGCTTGGTCGCGCACCGGGGATGGACCCCGGCGGACTACCGGGACTGGCTCGGGGACATGCTGATCGCCGCCCTGCTCCCGCCCGGGTGA